In Candidatus Endomicrobium procryptotermitis, the following proteins share a genomic window:
- the pheS gene encoding phenylalanine--tRNA ligase subunit alpha: MNDIEKTVGEAVAKIADADVTLLESIKNEYMGKNGTLTQILKSLSQYSIEERKVIGSAANKAKFIIESEIEKRKDFLKKTLIDEKMAKEKVDYSSAFYFPFSKGSFHPITQIIEEISDIFKSMGFSVTQGPEIETDWYNFEALNIPKNHPARDTQDTFYLEGMKNVMRTHTSPAQIHVMEKQQPPVKVIVPGRVYRNEATDASHSAIFHQIEGLSVAENITFADLKSTLTLFIHKFYSTDVDLRFRPSHFQFTEPSAEVDVQCVLCKGKGCRVCKNSGWLEMLGCGMVHPNVFKAVNYNTEKYTGFAFGVGVERLAMLKYGIDDIRLFYENDLRFLKQF; this comes from the coding sequence ATGAATGACATTGAAAAAACGGTTGGAGAAGCCGTTGCAAAAATCGCAGATGCAGACGTCACTTTGCTGGAATCCATAAAAAATGAATATATGGGCAAAAATGGAACCTTGACGCAGATTCTTAAATCTCTCTCCCAATATTCCATTGAAGAAAGAAAAGTGATAGGTTCTGCGGCAAATAAAGCGAAGTTCATTATCGAAAGCGAAATTGAAAAAAGAAAAGATTTTTTAAAGAAAACCCTTATTGATGAAAAAATGGCAAAAGAAAAAGTTGATTATTCGTCGGCTTTTTACTTTCCTTTTTCAAAAGGCAGTTTTCATCCTATTACTCAAATTATAGAAGAAATTTCGGATATTTTTAAATCCATGGGTTTTAGTGTCACTCAAGGACCTGAAATTGAAACGGATTGGTATAATTTTGAAGCTTTAAACATTCCAAAAAATCATCCGGCTAGAGACACTCAGGATACTTTTTATCTAGAAGGAATGAAAAATGTAATGAGAACCCATACTTCCCCCGCACAGATTCACGTTATGGAAAAGCAGCAGCCGCCCGTTAAAGTTATAGTGCCGGGAAGGGTATACAGAAATGAAGCTACAGATGCTTCCCACTCGGCAATATTTCATCAAATTGAAGGATTGTCAGTAGCTGAAAATATAACTTTTGCCGATTTGAAAAGCACGCTTACACTTTTTATACATAAATTTTACAGCACCGATGTAGATTTGCGTTTTAGACCTTCCCATTTCCAGTTTACTGAGCCTTCTGCGGAAGTAGATGTGCAATGTGTCCTGTGTAAAGGAAAAGGCTGTAGGGTATGCAAAAATTCTGGCTGGCTTGAAATGCTTGGCTGCGGAATGGTTCATCCCAATGTTTTTAAAGCGGTTAATTACAATACGGAAAAATATACAGGTTTTGCTTTCGGAGTAGGCGTTGAGCGTCTTGCGATGTTAAAATATGGTATTGACGACATACGTCTTTTCTACGAAAACGATTTGAGGTTTTTAAAGCAATTTTAA
- a CDS encoding cell division protein ZapA encodes MATARTRIMGRDIDINVDEMDELSFSSVVNYVNDQWQEVQRDNSNVPDTQKIAAMTAIKIAAELLKTKGLQESISDNYERKIKELIKLLEEVEYSN; translated from the coding sequence ATGGCAACTGCCCGTACAAGAATAATGGGAAGAGATATAGATATTAATGTAGATGAGATGGACGAATTGAGTTTTTCAAGTGTAGTAAATTATGTAAACGATCAATGGCAGGAAGTACAACGGGATAATTCAAACGTGCCTGACACTCAGAAAATCGCTGCGATGACCGCAATTAAAATTGCGGCTGAACTTCTTAAAACTAAAGGTTTGCAAGAAAGTATTTCAGATAATTACGAAAGAAAAATCAAAGAGTTGATTAAACTGCTTGAAGAAGTAGAATATTCTAATTAA
- a CDS encoding replication-associated recombination protein A, which translates to MKQTNFLENEANNKNKPLAARMSPKNFEDFMGQESIVGDDKLLRRLIEADNLGSVIFFGPSGTGKSALARIIASKTKAYFEEANAVTIGIADIRKIIDQAKARIEMSSKKTILMLDEIHHFNRSQQDALLPDVERGLITLIGITTENPFFYINAAILSRSMVFEFQTLSKEALSKIMESALKDKVNGLGNYKVEMSQEAKLHLILNANGDARKLLNALEVGALSTKVNEKGVRAFDISVAQESMQKRAILYDRSGDAHYDHISAFIKSMRGSDPDAAVYWMAKMLAAGEEPRFIARRIIICASEDVGMADPRALMLAVSALHAVQFVGMPEARIILAQAAIYVACSPKSNTSYMAVEAALDEVKNGKVRSVPNHLKDANLDGEKLGHGHGYKYPHDYKGHFVEQQYWTDPIEFYKPTSEGFEVKIRERLLGIRKKKSKI; encoded by the coding sequence ATGAAACAGACTAACTTTCTTGAAAATGAGGCAAATAATAAAAACAAGCCTTTGGCCGCGCGGATGTCGCCCAAAAATTTTGAAGATTTTATGGGGCAGGAAAGTATAGTCGGTGACGATAAGCTTTTGCGACGATTGATTGAAGCAGACAATTTGGGGTCAGTAATTTTTTTCGGTCCTTCCGGTACGGGAAAAAGTGCTTTGGCGAGAATTATAGCTTCAAAAACAAAAGCTTATTTTGAAGAAGCTAATGCCGTAACGATAGGAATTGCTGACATAAGAAAAATTATCGATCAGGCAAAAGCCAGAATTGAAATGAGCAGCAAAAAGACGATTTTAATGCTTGACGAAATCCATCATTTTAACCGCTCTCAGCAGGATGCACTGCTGCCGGACGTTGAAAGAGGGTTGATAACTTTAATAGGAATCACTACTGAGAATCCGTTTTTTTATATCAATGCTGCGATTCTTTCAAGAAGCATGGTTTTTGAATTTCAAACTCTTTCAAAAGAAGCGCTTTCAAAAATTATGGAATCGGCTTTAAAAGACAAAGTAAACGGGTTGGGAAATTACAAAGTGGAAATGTCGCAGGAAGCAAAACTACATTTGATTTTGAACGCTAATGGAGATGCAAGAAAACTGCTTAACGCGCTTGAAGTAGGCGCACTTTCAACGAAAGTAAACGAGAAAGGAGTCAGGGCTTTTGATATTTCTGTTGCACAAGAATCTATGCAGAAAAGAGCGATTTTGTACGACCGTTCAGGAGATGCGCATTACGATCATATTTCGGCTTTCATTAAATCCATGAGGGGCAGCGATCCTGATGCTGCGGTTTATTGGATGGCTAAAATGCTTGCAGCAGGCGAAGAACCGCGCTTTATTGCAAGAAGAATAATAATATGTGCTTCCGAAGATGTAGGAATGGCTGATCCGCGTGCTTTAATGCTTGCGGTATCGGCATTGCACGCAGTTCAGTTTGTAGGTATGCCAGAAGCCAGAATAATTTTGGCTCAGGCGGCCATATATGTAGCGTGTTCCCCAAAGTCCAATACGTCTTATATGGCTGTGGAAGCTGCTTTAGACGAGGTAAAAAATGGAAAAGTCCGCAGCGTTCCAAACCATTTAAAAGACGCAAATCTTGACGGAGAAAAGCTTGGACATGGGCATGGATACAAATATCCACATGATTACAAAGGACATTTTGTCGAGCAGCAGTACTGGACTGATCCGATAGAATTTTATAAACCGACAAGTGAAGGATTTGAGGTGAAAATTCGTGAACGATTACTTGGAATCAGAAAAAAGAAAAGTAAGATATGA
- the pheT gene encoding phenylalanine--tRNA ligase subunit beta, protein MKISYNLLKKFVDFNLTPHELAKLLTLIGVETYVVSEQGKWSNVITAKVFEKEKHPNADKLSVCKLTDGSNIYSVVCGAPNVAKEQIVSLARAGAILPGDFKIKSSKIRGVDSEGMICSEKELGLSQESRGIMVLDKNTEIGIPLEKALNDIDSILEIEVTTNRGDCLSHLGVAREIGAKLRKTPVLPLIKTPNLSTANNIKVESGLCQRYVGCIISGVKVAPSPKWLSDAIEKCGIRSINNIVDITNYILLELGQPLHAFDISKLTSKNIIVRKAKEGEKITVLDGKEYTLDSEMLVIADDKKPIAIAGVMGGEFSGIDEKTESIFLESAVFSADSIRKTSKKLNLSSDSSYRFERGVSHDIAEFASWRAANLIYQIAGGRIESREDIQKVKYEKMNITLRIERVSKVLGYQIEEDDIVEILRFLGIVLQPRGEIILCEIPSWRNDIKEEVDLIEEIARINGYENIPKSAKNEDYVFTNSDSFMPRLAENFRKNLYGLGFSEAMNYSFSEVKDIDFFGLKYFYKIANPISKENEVLRPSLLPGLYKNLILNVGQGAETVTLFEYGKIYTEPYERKTFAAIMYGRVWREWWKWAENKINQDFDFYFGGGIIKNILSVGDFIISENLRPKPYFHPGKTAAVVYKGKTVGQFGILKPSVQQDLRKEIFYFEMDLEAAENSCSSGEHVYRHISKFPSVKRDISVTADKSLHFSKIEKVIKAVMKSGGILKEYSLFSVYDDNSKIAEGKISYSFRLSYRNNERTLKDEEVNKDMNELLSKLDVELGVKLRT, encoded by the coding sequence ATGAAAATTTCGTATAATTTGCTTAAAAAATTCGTGGATTTTAATTTAACTCCTCATGAACTTGCGAAGCTGCTTACTCTTATAGGCGTGGAAACTTATGTGGTCAGCGAACAGGGAAAATGGAGTAACGTGATTACAGCAAAAGTTTTTGAAAAAGAAAAACATCCCAATGCTGATAAACTTTCCGTATGCAAACTCACCGACGGCTCAAACATATATTCTGTAGTTTGCGGCGCTCCGAACGTTGCAAAGGAACAAATTGTTTCTCTTGCCAGAGCAGGAGCAATTTTGCCCGGAGACTTTAAAATAAAATCCTCGAAAATAAGAGGAGTCGATTCAGAAGGAATGATATGTTCCGAAAAAGAGCTCGGTCTTTCACAGGAGTCTCGGGGAATAATGGTTCTTGACAAAAATACAGAAATCGGAATTCCTCTGGAAAAAGCTTTGAACGATATTGATAGTATTCTTGAAATCGAAGTTACCACAAACAGAGGAGACTGTTTAAGCCATTTGGGAGTTGCAAGGGAAATAGGGGCAAAGTTGAGAAAAACTCCGGTTTTACCTCTGATAAAAACCCCTAATCTTTCCACTGCAAACAATATAAAGGTGGAATCCGGACTTTGCCAGCGGTATGTAGGCTGTATAATTTCCGGAGTAAAAGTGGCTCCTTCGCCGAAATGGCTTTCTGATGCCATTGAAAAATGTGGAATTAGATCGATTAATAATATCGTTGATATTACAAATTATATTCTTTTAGAGCTCGGACAGCCGCTGCATGCTTTTGATATATCAAAACTTACATCTAAAAATATTATAGTTAGGAAGGCAAAAGAAGGCGAGAAGATAACTGTTTTAGATGGAAAAGAGTACACCCTTGATTCTGAAATGCTTGTTATTGCCGACGACAAAAAGCCCATTGCTATAGCCGGCGTGATGGGTGGGGAATTTTCCGGAATAGATGAAAAAACGGAAAGCATTTTTCTTGAGAGTGCGGTCTTCAGCGCCGACTCCATAAGAAAAACTTCAAAAAAGCTCAATCTTTCAAGCGATTCTTCTTACAGGTTTGAAAGGGGCGTCTCACATGATATTGCCGAATTTGCATCATGGAGGGCGGCAAATCTTATATATCAAATTGCCGGTGGCCGTATAGAATCCAGAGAAGACATACAGAAAGTAAAATATGAAAAAATGAATATTACTTTAAGAATTGAACGTGTATCAAAAGTTTTAGGATACCAAATCGAAGAAGATGATATTGTTGAGATTCTAAGATTTTTAGGCATAGTTCTTCAACCCAGAGGAGAGATTATTCTGTGTGAAATTCCTTCATGGCGCAACGATATAAAAGAAGAAGTGGATTTGATAGAAGAAATTGCAAGAATAAACGGATATGAAAATATTCCTAAATCCGCAAAAAATGAAGATTATGTTTTTACGAATAGTGATTCATTCATGCCTAGACTTGCCGAAAATTTTAGAAAAAACCTTTACGGTCTGGGTTTCAGCGAAGCTATGAATTACAGTTTTTCTGAAGTAAAAGACATTGATTTTTTCGGATTGAAATATTTTTATAAAATAGCAAATCCCATATCAAAAGAAAATGAAGTTTTAAGACCTTCTTTGCTGCCCGGTCTTTATAAAAATCTTATTTTAAATGTCGGTCAGGGAGCGGAAACGGTAACTCTTTTCGAGTATGGAAAGATTTATACAGAACCGTATGAAAGAAAAACTTTTGCCGCTATAATGTACGGCAGAGTTTGGCGTGAGTGGTGGAAATGGGCAGAAAATAAAATAAATCAGGATTTTGATTTTTATTTTGGCGGTGGAATTATTAAAAACATACTGTCAGTTGGAGATTTTATAATTTCGGAAAATCTTCGCCCGAAACCTTATTTTCATCCCGGAAAAACCGCTGCTGTTGTTTACAAAGGAAAAACCGTCGGGCAGTTCGGTATTTTAAAGCCTTCTGTACAACAGGATTTGAGAAAAGAAATATTTTATTTTGAGATGGATTTGGAAGCTGCTGAAAATAGCTGTTCGTCGGGAGAACACGTTTACAGACACATTTCTAAATTTCCTTCGGTAAAAAGGGATATATCGGTAACCGCCGATAAATCTCTGCATTTCTCAAAGATTGAAAAAGTTATAAAAGCTGTAATGAAATCGGGCGGCATATTAAAAGAATACTCGTTGTTTTCTGTTTATGACGACAATTCAAAAATTGCAGAAGGAAAAATAAGTTATTCGTTCAGGCTTTCTTACAGAAATAATGAAAGAACTTTAAAAGATGAGGAAGTAAATAAAGACATGAACGAACTCTTATCCAAGCTGGATGTAGAGCTTGGAGTAAAATTGAGAACGTAA
- a CDS encoding tetratricopeptide repeat protein, protein MNDDTKTQKNNKDGHMELGKFYFLNNKYDAAVAEFQKVLEIDAGNAEAYYNIGLARETYGDFDGAKEMYSKTLALDENYKAARERLNKLIGLKDE, encoded by the coding sequence ATGAACGATGATACAAAAACGCAGAAAAATAATAAAGATGGACATATGGAACTTGGCAAATTTTATTTTTTAAATAATAAATATGATGCGGCCGTAGCGGAGTTTCAAAAAGTTCTTGAGATTGACGCCGGAAATGCGGAAGCTTACTATAATATAGGTCTGGCTAGAGAAACGTACGGTGATTTTGACGGGGCAAAAGAAATGTATTCCAAAACCTTAGCGTTAGATGAAAATTATAAAGCAGCCAGAGAAAGATTAAATAAACTTATAGGATTAAAAGATGAATGA
- a CDS encoding TrkA family potassium uptake protein, translating to MPKKQFGVIGLGTFGSNVAKELAKKNMQVLAIDNDMDAVNKISQFVTQSLAVDATDEKAMKNTGIADCDTVIVSIGESVETSILATLIVKELGVKNIIVKCSSQWHSKVAVKIGADKVVYPEFEMAKKLVENIVSPNILEQIELSKNYNLIELVAPKEFWGSTIKDSGIRNNYRINIIAIRRRIPMVDDEGNAAIKEEINMLPSADDEIMQNDTLVIIGSKEDITKIKKV from the coding sequence ATGCCGAAAAAACAGTTTGGAGTTATAGGTCTTGGAACTTTCGGATCGAATGTCGCAAAAGAGCTCGCTAAAAAAAATATGCAAGTGCTGGCTATAGACAATGATATGGATGCGGTCAATAAAATAAGTCAGTTTGTGACGCAGTCGTTGGCCGTAGACGCTACCGATGAAAAAGCCATGAAAAACACCGGAATTGCCGATTGCGATACAGTTATAGTTTCGATAGGCGAAAGCGTTGAAACAAGTATTCTTGCTACGTTAATAGTAAAAGAACTCGGCGTAAAAAATATTATAGTTAAATGTTCAAGTCAGTGGCATTCAAAAGTCGCCGTTAAAATAGGCGCGGATAAAGTTGTTTATCCAGAATTTGAAATGGCAAAAAAACTTGTAGAAAATATAGTTTCTCCAAATATTTTGGAGCAGATTGAATTGTCTAAAAATTACAATTTAATCGAACTGGTAGCTCCTAAAGAATTTTGGGGTTCTACTATAAAGGATTCAGGTATAAGAAACAATTACAGAATTAATATTATTGCCATACGCAGACGTATTCCAATGGTTGATGATGAAGGAAACGCTGCAATAAAGGAAGAAATCAACATGCTTCCATCTGCTGATGATGAAATAATGCAAAATGACACTTTAGTAATCATAGGATCTAAGGAAGATATCACTAAAATAAAAAAGGTTTAA
- a CDS encoding 5-formyltetrahydrofolate cyclo-ligase has protein sequence MNDYLESEKRKVRYEFLNLRNRIEPILSSAYSGMIFARIKEFPVYEKAKTVMFYLSYGSEVVTDAMVSSSIEEGKIVAVPAIQNPGDGNMVAVKLLKLEDAYQSVYGIRQPEINQEDILEKDEIDLVFVPGIAFDYDGFRIGYGKGYFDRWLEGIPPEKTIGIAYDFQLTDKMPAGKYDMPVGMIITEKRIIQIKKN, from the coding sequence GTGAACGATTACTTGGAATCAGAAAAAAGAAAAGTAAGATATGAGTTTTTAAATTTGAGAAACAGGATAGAGCCTATTTTGTCGTCAGCTTACAGCGGCATGATTTTTGCTAGAATTAAAGAATTCCCTGTTTATGAAAAGGCAAAAACTGTGATGTTTTATTTATCTTACGGCTCTGAAGTTGTAACTGATGCAATGGTATCTTCTTCTATAGAAGAAGGTAAGATTGTTGCGGTTCCTGCCATACAAAATCCTGGTGATGGAAATATGGTTGCCGTAAAGTTACTAAAGCTTGAGGATGCATACCAGTCCGTATATGGAATAAGGCAGCCCGAAATAAATCAGGAAGATATATTGGAAAAAGATGAAATAGATTTAGTCTTTGTTCCTGGTATAGCTTTTGATTATGACGGTTTCAGGATAGGGTACGGAAAAGGCTATTTTGACAGATGGCTTGAAGGTATACCGCCAGAAAAGACTATAGGCATTGCATATGATTTTCAGCTTACGGACAAAATGCCGGCCGGAAAATATGATATGCCGGTGGGTATGATTATTACCGAAAAAAGAATTATTCAGATCAAAAAAAATTAA
- a CDS encoding FAD-binding oxidoreductase translates to MIIKRDSDIIQNYFEDNSGVTGAFAEFVALAENEEEIPDFLSEMAEKKIPVTIAGALTGNTASGLSFGGTVLSLEKLSKIGKIKKTDYKTAEITVHAGARIKDIKDKAYSEGWMYPPDPTEKNASIGGNIATNASGGRGFKFGVTRDYVKSLKVVFTDGSYAYIERGKYFADDKGIISFDTDKGTKEITLPEYNLPLIKNAAGYYNYQNADLVDVFIGSDGTLCVTVEATLKLIPHFKEAFGGIIFFDRRAKAYDFVNKVKIAAKEKQENLIDPMSLEYFDKNALFLIKNDYPVIPENTEAGIMFEQDVYEDNFDILMEKWVMLIEDSGVDTEKVWFASNLKEQEEFRIFRHRIPERVNEKVKKNKIPKVGTDFAVPEGKLAEIVDFCDKEFETAGLFNVTFGHIGENHLHANIIAANEVEYKKTREMYARIAQKAVELGGTVSAEHGIGKLKHIFLEKMVGKKGFEEMAKFKKSLDQANILGQDNIFPKQYLI, encoded by the coding sequence ATGATAATAAAAAGAGATTCGGATATAATTCAAAATTATTTTGAAGACAATTCCGGTGTTACGGGAGCTTTTGCCGAATTTGTAGCCCTAGCTGAAAATGAAGAAGAAATACCGGATTTTTTATCCGAAATGGCTGAAAAAAAAATTCCAGTTACGATTGCAGGCGCTTTGACCGGAAATACGGCTTCGGGACTGTCATTCGGCGGAACGGTTTTATCACTTGAAAAATTAAGTAAAATCGGCAAAATAAAAAAAACAGATTATAAAACGGCCGAAATTACAGTTCATGCAGGAGCAAGGATAAAAGATATCAAAGATAAAGCTTATAGTGAAGGCTGGATGTATCCTCCCGACCCTACAGAGAAAAATGCTTCGATAGGTGGAAATATCGCGACAAACGCTTCAGGAGGCAGAGGTTTTAAATTCGGTGTTACGCGCGATTATGTTAAATCGCTAAAAGTTGTTTTCACAGACGGATCTTATGCTTATATTGAAAGAGGAAAATATTTTGCCGATGATAAAGGCATAATATCTTTCGATACCGATAAAGGAACAAAAGAGATAACTCTTCCGGAATATAACCTTCCACTGATAAAAAATGCTGCCGGATATTATAATTATCAAAATGCGGACTTGGTAGATGTTTTCATAGGTTCTGACGGCACTTTATGTGTTACTGTTGAAGCGACTCTGAAGCTCATTCCTCATTTTAAAGAGGCTTTCGGAGGAATAATATTTTTTGATAGACGAGCTAAAGCATATGATTTTGTAAATAAAGTTAAGATCGCGGCAAAAGAAAAACAAGAAAATTTGATTGATCCTATGTCTCTTGAATATTTCGATAAAAATGCTTTATTTTTAATAAAAAACGATTACCCCGTGATACCGGAAAATACCGAAGCAGGCATTATGTTTGAACAGGATGTTTATGAAGATAATTTTGACATTTTGATGGAAAAATGGGTTATGCTGATTGAAGATAGCGGAGTTGACACTGAAAAAGTATGGTTTGCTTCAAATTTGAAAGAGCAAGAAGAGTTTAGAATATTCAGACACAGAATTCCAGAAAGAGTAAACGAAAAAGTTAAGAAAAATAAAATTCCAAAAGTTGGCACTGATTTTGCTGTCCCAGAAGGGAAACTTGCTGAAATTGTAGATTTTTGTGATAAAGAGTTTGAAACTGCTGGACTTTTTAACGTAACATTTGGACATATAGGTGAAAACCATCTGCATGCCAATATCATAGCTGCAAATGAAGTAGAATATAAAAAAACAAGAGAGATGTATGCAAGAATAGCGCAGAAAGCCGTAGAACTTGGAGGAACCGTATCGGCCGAACATGGAATAGGCAAGTTAAAGCATATATTTTTGGAAAAAATGGTCGGCAAAAAAGGTTTTGAAGAAATGGCAAAGTTTAAAAAAAGCTTAGACCAAGCCAACATTCTGGGGCAAGACAATATATTTCCCAAACAATATTTAATATAA
- a CDS encoding serine hydrolase, with protein sequence MKKLFLSFLILILCLNSVLLKELEAESSSPDLQKILEEFDTYVKKTQKQWNVPGMSICIVVGDEVVYKKSFGIRQVNKEDKVNNRTIFQIASCTKAFTTALVAMLVDGGYLSWQDKVIKYLPDFRLENKKISDEMTIEDLLAQYSGLPSYSQHLMMLFRYDSNYIIESMRYIKQTGSFRKSFSYQNNLYLVMGEIIKKATGKSWEYNIKKYIFNPLAMDSSSTDYKSYLKSKNRALGHYYAGGKLKALSDNLPYNGWPYTFAAASGINSNIDDMSQWLLFLVNDASSFGWHLISKENYDKLFEGRVFISNSTDNKKSYYCLGWKSMEYEPENIMWHAGTTDGEGAYISFMRDNKIGISILMNLPNGRMADALAKKFYDSYLQNPEVNWSAIKLDEANRSHKKRMQKAPPEIVIPPMELKKYVGIYNNVLYGDAEIKLDGEMLKFSAGPRKVWVTLKHYSGNSFDGIGIPGWRFKRPMFAFKVYENSNIRGLIVEDMTDGTDPMFRKIK encoded by the coding sequence ATGAAAAAATTATTTTTGTCGTTTTTAATTTTAATTTTGTGTCTTAACTCTGTATTATTGAAGGAATTGGAAGCGGAATCTTCTTCTCCTGATTTGCAAAAGATTCTTGAAGAGTTTGACACATATGTGAAAAAAACTCAAAAACAGTGGAACGTTCCTGGAATGTCGATATGTATTGTAGTAGGAGACGAAGTCGTTTATAAAAAATCTTTTGGTATAAGGCAGGTAAATAAAGAAGATAAAGTCAATAATCGAACGATATTTCAGATAGCGTCCTGCACAAAAGCTTTTACAACGGCGCTGGTGGCAATGCTGGTTGATGGAGGATATTTGAGCTGGCAGGATAAAGTCATTAAGTATCTTCCAGATTTCAGACTTGAAAACAAAAAAATAAGTGATGAAATGACAATAGAAGATCTGCTGGCACAATACAGCGGACTGCCTTCTTATTCACAGCATCTGATGATGCTTTTCAGATATGACAGCAACTATATAATAGAGTCGATGCGCTATATAAAGCAGACGGGGTCGTTTAGAAAATCTTTTAGTTACCAAAACAATTTATATCTCGTGATGGGAGAAATTATAAAAAAGGCCACGGGCAAATCATGGGAGTACAATATAAAGAAGTATATTTTCAATCCTTTGGCAATGGACTCTTCTTCTACGGATTACAAGAGTTATCTTAAATCAAAAAATCGCGCTCTAGGCCATTACTATGCCGGCGGAAAGCTTAAAGCTTTATCAGATAATTTGCCATACAATGGCTGGCCGTACACTTTTGCTGCGGCAAGCGGTATAAATTCGAATATTGACGATATGTCACAATGGCTTTTGTTTCTCGTCAATGACGCATCGTCATTCGGCTGGCATCTGATTTCAAAAGAAAATTACGACAAATTGTTTGAAGGAAGAGTTTTTATAAGCAACAGCACTGACAATAAAAAGAGCTACTATTGTCTGGGCTGGAAAAGTATGGAATATGAACCAGAAAATATTATGTGGCATGCGGGTACTACCGATGGTGAAGGAGCTTATATCTCTTTCATGAGAGATAATAAAATAGGAATATCGATTCTCATGAACCTGCCGAACGGAAGAATGGCCGACGCTCTTGCCAAAAAATTTTATGATTCTTACCTTCAAAATCCTGAAGTTAACTGGAGTGCCATAAAACTTGACGAAGCCAATAGATCACATAAAAAACGCATGCAGAAAGCGCCTCCAGAAATAGTAATTCCTCCGATGGAATTGAAAAAATATGTCGGAATATACAATAACGTTTTATATGGAGACGCCGAGATAAAGCTTGACGGAGAAATGTTAAAGTTCAGCGCAGGCCCAAGAAAAGTTTGGGTTACTCTTAAACATTATAGCGGCAACTCGTTTGACGGTATAGGAATTCCCGGCTGGAGATTTAAAAGACCTATGTTCGCTTTCAAAGTTTATGAAAATTCAAATATAAGAGGGCTGATAGTGGAAGACATGACCGACGGCACGGATCCGATGTTTAGGAAGATTAAATGA